The Chryseobacterium wanjuense genome includes a window with the following:
- a CDS encoding helix-turn-helix domain-containing protein, producing MGLDTKLRKLREQKGWSQMDVAHQLDISQSAYNKWEAGQAKPTLLNLQKIAEIFEVDFFDLIQEQIPNLDLSNAKFENSPFFVIESTHNTISYDSPELISKILDNQNQMAKLMEMQNKLIESLLKK from the coding sequence AGAGAACAAAAAGGCTGGTCACAAATGGATGTAGCTCATCAGTTGGATATTTCTCAATCTGCTTATAACAAGTGGGAAGCCGGACAGGCAAAGCCAACTTTATTAAATTTACAAAAAATAGCTGAAATTTTCGAAGTTGACTTCTTCGATTTAATTCAAGAGCAAATTCCAAACTTAGATTTGTCTAATGCAAAATTTGAAAACTCTCCGTTTTTTGTGATAGAATCTACACACAATACAATTAGCTATGATTCACCCGAGCTAATTTCAAAAATTCTAGACAATCAAAATCAAATGGCAAAATTAATGGAAATGCAAAATAAATTGATTGAAAGTTTATTGAAGAAATAA
- a CDS encoding response regulator transcription factor has product MMKPRLTIFDEPLLYTEGLSKLLDQSEIFTSVHICNCPQALAMILQEDPPEFLMISSNMLILTDLYKSIENITSNNKGIKIIIIGSDYDVIDIRKLFNKGIKSYLDKNSRYDEFIKSIQALLHNEIYICDHAKERMLNFISSEQEQTRAHMRDPLTKREMEILKLICDGLSSKDISEKLFISINTVETHRKRILLKLNVKNSVGVVKYAIENHIID; this is encoded by the coding sequence ATGATGAAACCGAGATTAACCATCTTCGACGAGCCGCTGTTGTATACAGAAGGGCTCTCCAAACTGCTCGACCAGAGTGAAATTTTCACGAGTGTCCATATTTGTAATTGCCCACAGGCTCTTGCAATGATTCTTCAGGAAGATCCTCCGGAGTTTCTCATGATCAGCTCCAATATGCTGATCCTTACAGATCTCTACAAATCGATAGAGAATATTACTTCCAACAACAAAGGGATTAAGATTATCATTATCGGAAGCGATTATGATGTGATCGATATTCGAAAACTTTTCAACAAAGGCATCAAAAGTTATCTTGATAAAAACAGCCGCTACGATGAGTTCATCAAATCTATTCAGGCATTACTTCACAACGAGATCTATATCTGTGATCATGCAAAGGAAAGAATGCTCAATTTCATCAGCAGCGAGCAGGAACAAACCAGAGCTCACATGAGAGATCCTCTCACAAAACGTGAAATGGAAATCCTGAAACTGATCTGCGACGGTCTCAGCAGTAAAGACATCTCTGAAAAACTTTTCATCAGCATCAATACGGTAGAAACACACAGAAAAAGAATATTATTAAAACTTAATGTAAAGAACTCGGTAGGGGTCGTAAAATACGCAATTGAAAATCATATTATTGACTAG
- a CDS encoding OsmC family protein has product MKNHHYKTTIQWTGNRGSGTSSYRDYERSHTISAENKPVIEASSDPAFRGDKTKYNPEEMLLSSLSSCHMLWYLHFCSEAGIIVTDYVDHATGIMEETNNGSGHFVEVTLHPTVTLQNEEMTEKAKELHHKANEFCFIANSVNFPVKHIPTVLVK; this is encoded by the coding sequence ATGAAAAACCACCACTACAAAACCACCATCCAATGGACGGGCAATAGAGGAAGCGGAACCAGCAGCTATCGCGATTACGAAAGAAGCCATACCATTTCCGCAGAAAATAAACCTGTGATTGAAGCTTCTTCAGATCCCGCTTTCCGGGGTGATAAAACGAAGTATAACCCGGAAGAGATGCTTTTGTCTTCACTTTCTTCGTGTCACATGCTTTGGTATCTTCATTTTTGCTCGGAAGCCGGAATTATTGTGACAGATTATGTAGACCACGCTACCGGAATTATGGAAGAAACCAACAATGGAAGCGGTCATTTTGTAGAAGTTACTTTACATCCTACCGTTACTTTGCAAAACGAAGAGATGACAGAAAAAGCAAAAGAACTTCATCATAAGGCCAATGAATTTTGTTTCATCGCCAACTCAGTGAACTTTCCGGTAAAACATATCCCTACAGTGTTAGTTAAATAA